The following proteins come from a genomic window of Musa acuminata AAA Group cultivar baxijiao chromosome BXJ1-7, Cavendish_Baxijiao_AAA, whole genome shotgun sequence:
- the LOC103973504 gene encoding ATP-dependent helicase BRM isoform X2, translated as MQSGNGRNPRPSPHPQPLPSAAASPSSSSSPAASAPTHLVLDSIQQQQQQEAYRQALQQHEYQQQLQQQLRKADGDRTLLTYQSGGTHGIIGGNSFPSLQGTMNLSQPSRKFGDLTHQPVAPQLCEENSNKGQHVQNPIHQAYLQFALKASQNKPHGNLLMHQQGKMNMAAPTGSQSMSMNNIKMQELMSPQAANQSQAYIFNRTGEQCAHADKQLEQGHVSSEQRSDSKQSPLMAGQLGLTNMVGATQSRHSQASTQNIATNQFTMAQMQAMQLWAKENNVDLSVPANINLIAQVLSHWQSNRMDAMQKQSEPSTIVQQSCPPSSKQSSISSPENDKSAYVNCISDYSSQVGPSQVRQPLAADTIPGGDTTSVNPNDFQIQQQAHAHQRDNENERPVRPSFTTTNIRQIMHLPQSSGSKTQTMEQSYAKHTFTGNNMQQMQHIRSLQQMNQPISQMAVAPTDAMSTQVSSLSGSVEVPNQRVGFTKQQLYALKAQILAFRRLKRGERTLPPEVIQAIAGLPVDSQPQQSFVQPGTGIQEKSIMNSTKEHTCAETNDQALQPVPSSTASSLPKEEPGSWEEKAGIASQVQEIGGSTKEPVQIGAVAKSEENISIVIPEQEVGRGDQNVPINGDNYSDKGKAIPVDSGKINAGQVKKSTLNTTPSPKVGVTRNYHGPIFDFPSFIRKHDSMGSAAHSNHMTVSYDVKNMLLEEGKVILSKKRIENLKKISGLLAVNLERRRIKPDLVIRLQIEEKKLKLLDLQARLRDEVDQQQQEIMTMSDRPYRKFIRQCERHRVELLRQVQQMQKASREKQLKSIFLWRKKLLETHWAIRDARTTRNRGVAKYHEKMLREFSKKKDDGRNRRMEALKNNDVDRYREMLLEQQNNVPGDAAQRYEVLSSFLSQTEEYLHKLGGKIAAAKSHQEVQEAANAAAAAARAQGLSEEEVRAAAACAGEEVMIRHRFSEMNAPKDSSSAKKYYNLAHALTERVVRQPSMLRYGTLRDYQLVGLQWMLSLYNNKLNGILADEMGLGKTVQVMALIAYLMEFKRNYGPHLIIVPNAVLVNWKSELLNWLPSISCIFYVGGKDERARLFSQEVCAIKFNVLVTTYEFVMYDRSKLSKIDWKYIIIDEAQRMKDRESVLARDLDRYRCQRRLLLTGTPLQNDLKELWSLLNVLLPEIFDNRKAFHDWFSKPFQKDGPSHNPEEDDWLETEKKVIIIHRLHQILEPFMLRRRVEDVEGSLPPKVSIVLRCRMSAFQGAIYDWIRSTGTLRVDPEDEMHKVQKNPMYQVKMYKNLNNRCMELRKVCNHPLLNYPYFNDYSKNFIVRSCGKLWILDRILIKLHKAGHRVLLFSTMTKLLDILEEYLHWRRLVYRRIDGTTPLEDRESAIVDFNSPDSDCFIFLLSIRAAGRGLNLQTADTVVIYDPDPNPQNEEQAVARAHRIGQTREVKVIYLEAVVDKVSSYQKEDEMRTGGAGNSEDDFAGKDRYMGSIESLIRNNIQQYKIDMADEVINAGRFDQRTTHEERRLTLETLLHDEERYQETVHNVPSLQEVNRMIARSEEEVELFDQMDEELDWTGDVVKYNEVPKWLRVSSRELDSVVSSLSKKPSKNILSSTIELESNGMPSGSSPNKTDRRRGRPKSSTAKKYPTYRESDDEENGDSDVDTDERNTFEEEGDVGEFEDEEFYGAGDVLPSNKDQAEEGLVCDSGGDEFSLAMEGSKDVHAFDEAGSTGSSSGSRRLLQPVTPNTPSQKFGLISALDARPSPLKRMPDELEEGEIAVSGCATKNKAKTQYTASAKI; from the exons GCACTGCAACAACATGAATATCAGCAACAACTGCAGCAGCAGTTAAGAAAGGCTGATGGTGACCGTACCCTCCTGACTTATCAATCTGGTGGCACTCATGGAATCATTGGTGGAAATTCCTTTCCATCATTACAAGGGACTATGAATCTATCTCAACCATCGAGAAAGTTTGGCGATTTAACTCATCAACCTGTTGCTCCTCAACTTTGCGAGGAAAATTCAAACAAAGGGCAGCATGTGCAGAATCCAATTCATCAAGCTTATCTCCAGTTTGCTTTGAAGGCTTCCCAGAACAAACCTCATGGGAATTTGTTAATGCATCAGCAGGGCAAAATGAATATGGCTGCTCCAACTGGGAGTCAAAGTATGTCTATGAATAATATTAAGATGCAGGAGCTTATGTCTCCACAGGCAGCCAACCAGTCACAGGCATATATATTTAACAGAACAGGTGAACAGTGTGCACATGCCGATAAGCAGTTAGAGCAAGGGCATGTTAGTTCTGAGCAAAGAAGTGATTCAAAACAATCTCCATTGATGGCTGGACAGTTAGGGTTGACAAACATGGTAGGAGCAACACAGTCACGACATTCACAAGCAAGCACACAAAATATTGCAACCAATCAGTTCACAATGGCACAGATGCAAGCTATGCAATTATGGGCCAAGGAGAATAATGTTGACCTGTCAGTTCCAGCCAACATAAACCTGATCGCTCAAGTTCTATCCCATTGGCAGTCTAACAGAATGGATGCAATGCAGAAGCAAAGTGAACCTAGCACCATTGTGCAGCAATCATGTCCGCCATCATCAAAGCAATCATCTATTTCTTCTCCGGAAAATGATAAGTCTGCATATGTGAATTGTATAAGTGATTACTCCAGTCAAGTTGGTCCCTCACAAGTCAGACAGCCACTTGCAGCTGACACGATTCCTGGTGGAGATACCACCTCAGTAAATCCTAATGATTTCCAGATACAACAACAGGCCCATGCTCATCAGAGGGACAATGAGAATGAGAGGCCTGTTAGGCCTTCATTCACAACCACTAACATCAGGCAAATTATGCATTTACCACAGTCATCTGGTAGCAAGACTCAAACAATGGAACAGTCCTATGCGAAGCATACTTTTACTGGGAACAACATGCAACAAATGCAGCATATTAGATCCTTGCAGCAGATGAACCAACCCATTTCACAAATGGCAGTTGCTCCCACTGATGCAATGAGTACTCAAGTTTCATCACTGAGTGGATCTGTTGAGGTGCCAAATCAACGAGTTGGGTTTACAAAACAACAGCTTTATGCTCTTAAAGCTCAAATATTAGCTTTCAGGCGTTTGAAG CGTGGCGAACGTACTCTACCGCCCGAAGTTATTCAAGCAATAGCAGGCCTGCCGGTTGATTCTCAGCCACAACAGTCATTTGTCCAACCAGGAACAGGTATCCAGGAAAAAAGCATCATGAACAGTACCAAGGAGCACACATGTGCAGAGACTAATGACCAGGCTCTTCAACCTGTTCCTTCGAGTACGGCCTCTAGTCTACCAAAGGAAGAGCCCGGGTCTTGGGAAGAGAAAGCTGGAATAGCGAGTCAAGTGCAAGAGATAGGAGGTTCAACAAAGGAACCTGTGCAGATTGGAGCGGTTGCTAAGTCAGAAGAAAACATATCTATTGTTATACCTGAGCAGGAGGTTGGAAGGGGAGATCAGAATGTGCCTATTAACGGTGATAACTACTCTGACAAGGGAAAGGCTATACCAGTTGACAGTGGAAAAATCAATGCAGGACAAGTGAAGAAATCAACCTTAAATACTACACCATCTCCAAAGGTTGGTGTAACGAGAAATTATCATGGCCCAATTTTTGATTTTCCATCATTCATAAGGAAACATGATTCTATGGGTTCAGCTGCCCACTCCAATCATATGACGGTATCTTATGATGTGAAAAATATGCTGTTGGAGGAAGGTAAGGTCATACTTAGCAAGAAAAGAatagaaaatctaaaaaaaatcagTGGATTACTTGCTGTAAATTTGGAGAGGCGAAGGATTAAGCCTGATCTTGTTATACGCTTACAAATTGAAGAAAAGAAACTCAAACTTTTAGATCTTCAGGCCCGATTGAGGGATGAAGTTGATCAGCAACAACAGGAGATAATGACCATGTCAGACAGGCCATATCGGAAATTTATAAGGCAATGTGAAAGGCATCGAGTTGAGCTGTTAAGGCAAGTTCAACAGATGCAGAAGGCCTCTAGAGAGAAGCAGTTAAAATCTATCTTCCTGTGGCGTAAAAAGCTCCTGGAGACTCACTGGGCCATCCGTGATGCAAGGACTACAAGAAACAGAGGAGTTGCTAAATATCATGAGAAGATGTTGAGGGAGTTCTCAAAGAAGAAGGATGATGGCAGAAACAGAAGGATGGAAGCATTGAAGAACAATGATGTGGACAGATATCGTGAAATGCTACTGGAGCAGCAGAATAATGTTCCTGGTGATGCAGCTCAACGTTATGaagttctttcttcctttttatccCAGACAGAAGAATACCTTCACAAACTTGGAGGGAAGATTGCAGCTGCTAAGAGTCACCAAGAGGTGCAAGAGGCAGCAaatgctgctgcagctgctgcacGAGCACAG GGCCTTTCAGAAGAAGAAGTCAGGGCTGCAGCAGCATGTGCAGGTGAAGAGGTAATGATCAGACATAGGTTCTCTGAAATGAATGCTCCAAAGGACAGTTCATCAGCTAAGAA GTACTATAATTTGGCTCATGCTCTGACAGAAAGGGTTGTAAGACAACCCTCAATGTTACGATATGGAACTTTAAGGGACTATCAGCTT GTTGGGCTGCAATGGATGTTGTCCCTATATAATAACAAGTTGAATGGAATTCTAGCGGACGAGATGGGTCTTGGAAAAACTGTACAG GTTATGGCATTGATTGCTTACCTGATGGAGTTCAAAAGGAATTATGGTCCACACCTGATTATAGTTCCAAATGCTGTTTTAGTTAATTGGAAG AGTGAGTTGCTAAATTGGCTACCATCTATATCATGCATTTTTTATGTTGGCGGAAAGGATGAACGAGCTAGGTTATTTTCACAG GAAGTATGTGCTATTAAGTTTAATGTCCTTGTAACAACTTATGAGTTTGTTATGTATGATCGTTCTAAGCTATCAAAAATTGATTGGAAGTACATAATTATTGATGAGGCCCAAAGAATGAAGGATAGGGAATCTGTTTTGGCACGAGATCTGGATAGATATCGCTGCCAAAGAAGGTTGTTGCTCACTGGGACCCCATTACAG AATGATCTGAAGGAACTATGGTCCCTCTTAAATGTGCTTCTCCCTGAAATATTTGATAACCGCAAAGCATTTCATGATTGGTTTTCAAAGCCCTTTCAGAAAGATGGTCCTTCCCATAACCCAGAGGAGGATGATTGGCTTGAGACTGAAAAGAAGGTAATCATTATCCATCGGCTGCATCAGATTCTTGAACCTTTCATGCTAAGAAGACGTGTTGAGGATGTTGAAGGTTCACTTCCTCCTAAG GTCTCTATTGTTCTGAGATGTAGAATGTCAGCTTTTCAAGGTGCCATCTATGATTGGATTAGATCTACCGGTACTCTTAGAGTTGATCCTGAAGATGAGATGCACAAGGTTCAAAAGAATCCAATGTACCAGGTTAAAATGTATAAGAATCTTAATAATAGGTGTATGGAGCTGCGGAAAGTTTGCAATCATCCTTTGCTTAACTATCCTTACTTCAATGACTACTCAAAGAATTTTATTGTTAGATCATGTGGGAAACTTTGGATCCTCGACAGAATTCTCATAAAGCTTCACAAAGCAGGTCATCGAGTTCTTCTTTTTAGTACAATGacaaaacttcttgatatattagaAGAATATTTGCATTGGCGGCGGCTTGTCTACAGACGAATAGATGGTACAACTCCACTAGAAGATCGCGAGTCAGCAATTGTGGACTTCAACAGTCCTGACTCTGATTGTTTTATCTTCTTGCTCAGTATTCGTGCTGCTGGAAGAGGTCTAAATCTCCAGACGGCAGATACTGTTGTGATATATGACCCAGATCCAAATCCGCAAAATGAAGAGCAAGCAGTTGCCCGAGCACATCGTATTGGACAGACGAGAGAGGTAAAGGTCATATACTTGGAAGCTGTTGTTGACAAAGTCTCAAGCTACCAAAAAGAGGATGAAATGAGGACTGGGGGTGCAGGGAATTCAGAGGATGATTTTGCTGGCAAAGATCGGTATATGGGGTCAATCGAAAGCCTTATACGTAATAATATTCAACAATATAAAATAGACATGGCCGATGAGGTCATAAATGCTGGCCGTTTTGATCAGAGAACAACACATGAAGAAAGGCGGCTGACTTTGGAGACATTACTGCATGATGAAGAAAGATACCAAGAAACTGTGCATAATGTTCCCTCTCTTCAGGAGGTAAATCGCATGATTGCTCGTAGTGAAGAAGAAGTTGAGTTGTTTGATCAAATGGATGAGGAACTTGATTGGACAGGAGATGTGGTGAAAtacaatgaagtcccaaagtggcTTCGGGTTAGTTCTAGAGAATTAGATTCTGTTGTTTCTAGTTTATCTAAGAAACCTTCGAAGAACATTTTATCCAGCACCATTGAACTGGAATCAAATGGCATGCCTTCTGGTTCATCCCCCAATAAGACAGATAGAAGAAGAGGCCGCCCTAAAAGCTCAACCGCCAAGAAGTATCCGACATACAGGGAATCAGATGATGAAGAAAACGGTGACTCTGATGTTGACACAGATGAGAGAAACACATTTGAAGAAGAGGGAGATGTAGGAGAATTTGAAGATGAAGAGTTCTATGGTGCTGGTGATGTGCTACCAAGCAACAAGGATCAAGCAGAGGAAGGGCTGGTCTGTGATAGTGGTGGAGACGAGTTCTCTCTAGCGATGGAAGGCAGCAAAGATGTTCATGCATTTGATGAAGCTGGTTCGACAGGATCTTCTTCTGGTAGTCGGAGATTGCTGCAGCCTGTGACTCCTAACACACCTTCACAAAAATTTGGATTAATTTCTGCTTTGGATGCCAGGCCAAGCCCTTTGAAAAGGATG CCAGATGAGCTAGAGGAAGGGGAAATTGCGGTGTCAG GTTGTGCAACCAAAAATAAAGCGAAAACGCAGTATACGGCTTCGGCCAAGATATAG